The Vitis vinifera cultivar Pinot Noir 40024 chromosome 18, ASM3070453v1 region TGTTTAACTAAAATGCAAGCTATTCATTGGCATTATGGGAAAAATCATTGACAAAAATCTCTTGAATagatgcaaataaaaaaaattaaaaaaagggtTTTATGTGAATAATGATAGGAATATTAAGATTTTTATTATCTAcctttcattcttattttctttcatggTTTTGACACTaagatggtgttttttttttgttaaataaaaaaaccaaaatagttggctttttctattcaactaaaagtatCTTGTTGATattaactaatataattaaagtgaacttgttataaataagtttagtttaattatgttggttgatatcaataaattatttttaatcgaatagaaaaaatcaaatattttgtctttttctattcagtcaaaaaacaaataccacctaaaaCTTCTTAAAATGCAAAGCAACGatggtttttcatattttcaatggatTAATCATCTAACGTATGAGCATTTGACATCTATCATCCATGGCTTATTATGCAGGATAAGGaaagaatacaaaaaataaaatttgaagctttgaataaaattatggaGTCGATGTGCTCGATTTTATGTATTATTggtgtaagttttttttttttttgtctttctttaatgcaaaatgaaaaatgtgCTATTAAAAAGTAGGTTTGAAGGGAAAAAGATTCATGATCGTAGGAAATGGATGTGGATCATGTAATATGAAATGAGTTTAGAATAAGagtaaaatgataattttataatGGATGATGCAATATGAAGTGAGTTTAGAATGGAagtaaaatgataattttataatGGATTATGTAGTATGGAGTGGATTGTGTAATATGATGTGGATTTGTAATATGAAGCCATGATTTTGtgttaaaaaatctttttacaATGGGTTTAATTGGCAATGGATGGGCATGTGCTTAATTTTgcatttcatttattataaCAAACCAATAAGAAGCATAATAGTTGGATTTTAATTGAATGACATTAGGTGTGTGTGGGTTTAATGGATTTCATGCAAGGATAATTTTTACTAtgtgatttttaataaaactctTTGAAATGAgtgaaaaaatagtttaaatccCTCCACTTGAGGATTTGAAACAATATGGTGGAGCCCAGTAATCCTCTTAAATCACTAAAAGCATATTAATATTGAAAAAGAGAGAGTTAGTTGAGATGGTTCACTCTTTGTAAGTGTGAAACAAATTAAGGGCCACCATTAGCTCCTCCATATCCGCTACAAGAACCaccattattaaaaattttaaacttccTCCCATTGTTGTGGACAAGAAAAATACCCTtagatttaaataatttgatctCATTGTTCCGttttaatatctcatatttAGATTTTCAAGTCTCTTTTATGCATAAACTTTGTTTACTTGTATCTTACCTTCTCTGTCTTCACCATTAAACACATATATAAGGGTCTGAACTTACTGTCTCATCACCTTATCTTCTCTCATGTATAAGGCgatcattcaaaattttgaaataatttataatacacATAATCACTTTAGTATATGCAATACAAGTATTGAATAGGAAATCAACAAGTAACTTCATATAATATTGAATTTTCTTCATATCTTTTATACAATCCTAATATTTATTGCAGTTCTTAACTTTTGTCTTATATGCTTTAAACGTAGTCTTATCGGCTTTTACCAACATGAGGGTCGACATTCTTCCCATTCCATACATTTTACCGCTAATTATGCAAAAATATGCATTTAATTTGTTTAGTGTACTCTTTTTTTTCACatcaaacaatatatataaagacAAACATTCAACCtcaatcaaattaaataaatgaataaaactttttattacatgcatatcaaacaatcatatcattttctcatttttatatatatatattcaacaaCCAACTCACAACAAAAATAACATGCTCATACTTTGGTTTGGATtgcaaaatttgattatttctatTCATTTCCAAGTGTTGCATGCTATTTCTTTATAATCTTCAATTAGAGTTGTACCCGATTTTAACTTATTACTCCACTTATCAATTGCGCCTAGACTAGGggatttgaattcaaaatttgatttctacATAATGCCAAGGGGATTTGAACCCAAACATTTCCAAGACAAAAGGCTTAAAGTTGAACCCAATTACCACTAGATTACATTAGGGCTTGTTAATATTCACAATCAATTTGTTAAGGTTTattattaaagaataaataaaatatttttaattattttattttaaattttagttaattaattaataaaagtataaaaactattattataattttttttaacaactcttttttttttatatatatcatttatatgataattatatataataatataaatatttaaaaaatcatgtatgcattatcatttatttcacattattgaatgcatttaaattaaataaattataattttaatattaaatatatcatcatttgtttcattaatcttattttaaaaaattattatcactttacttttaaattttgtatagttatccttttaatttgatttaattttgaatgtttttaataatattaaaaatataaatttatttaaaaaataataaaatataaaaatataataatgaaattctaatattttataaattaaattaatttgataacataaataataaattattaagaccaatatattcttatttattgatatttttttctatcatacttatgtcaattacacttataaaataactttaacatgtgtattcttatttattttatcattttttatagttttttttaaacatttttatgaattgtgaattttttttttctcaccgATATTTATATCTAATATATCCGTCTTTACTGATATTTCAAACATTGCATAGATGATGTCATCAACTTTCCTTTAGGATATGAATTGGCCAAGTCATGATAATCTTATTCGGTGTCATATACTAGGAAAACCTTTTAGTTAATAGAACTTTCAAGTTCAATGAGCCTTTTAGTCAAGAGATATTACCTTACTGCCCTAATGTCCATTGTGAAGCCGGTTAAAAAACACGTGTAGCTATTAAGTTAAACATTGAAATGATGTGAAAACATAATGCAAAAtttaatagaataataaatattttttaatcacttgtcaattttttttagttaaaaacatttcactTCCTTTATGACTTTATTGTAAGGCAATTTCCAACCTACTCAAAATTATTGACCGAATCACCTTTGTAAGTAAAGACTTTTTTTCCCACCTACCAAGATAATTTCAATTAATATGATCTTTTAggtcattttcctttttgaaaaatCCACTATCATCCTAACCatcaataagttttttttttttttttcttttaaccttAATAGTTgataacacatttttttttatcttaattgtCAATAAGacaattttgttgttgtagccgtacaccaaacacattttttttaatgatcttttaggtaattttcctttttgaaaaatCCACTATCATTCTAACCatcaataagttttttttttttttaaccttagtAGTTgataagacattttttttatcttaattgtCAATAAGACAATTTTGTTGCTGCAACCATAtaccaaacacattttttttaatgatcttttaggtaattttcctttttgaaaaatCCACTATCATCCTAACCATCAATaagcttttgttttttttttaaccttaatAGTTgataagacatttttttttatcttaattatcaATAAGACAATTTTGTTGTCGCAACCATAtaccaaacacattttttttaaaagcatctATTCCGGCAAGTTTTTGTTACAATgtacatttaaaaattattaaatatacgACCAATAATACAATATATGTTATTTCCGAATTCATCAAAAGATGGTTTACTCATGGGACATATGATCACACCCAAATGTTTACTTCTTATGAAAACAAACAGGGGCATCATATATTTGAGAGTGGAACATAATATAATTTCCATACGAATATGTAGCATATgaataaaagtaaaaacaaacgAAAGACAAATAATTTACTTTCCATGTTTCAACTCACATAATATCCgttttagttgttttaagtaattttttgttttgcgtcgtgtttgttttttgtttttacttaaatttaaatagacTTTAATTTAACTTAGttataagtataatttaatagtattaagtattatgtttgttttttattattttatttttgctaagtattaattattaatagGGGGTGGGTTGTGTTGACATTGTGTTCTGATcgtttcaaaaaaattatttgtaatattcaacaaaaaaaaatcaaatatatttatttttaaaaaataagtaataaaaaaaaaaattaaaaacaaataatttaaaatctgaAAGTAAATTACATTCggtattaagttaaaaaaccaAATACCACCTTAATAATTCACTagataatttgtatttttagtCATATATTAGACAATTTCCTACTTAAACAATCCACCAAACAAATTAATGTGTTTAAAAGATATTACGTAATTTTCCTTGTTAGTAAtatatcaaacaaatttttgtctTAACCATACGCCCCAACCACCCATCCATTTGGTGAACTCCCATAGAAAGATATGTTTCTTCTCCTCCAAGTTGAGTATAGAAACAACCTTTTGGAGAGACTTAGTCAAGTCTTCTTCCAAGAGAACAACATAAAGAAACTATAGGCATGACACGACAAACCTACATTAGGTAGAAGTCATTTCCTTGTATCAGACTCTATATTACCTCAATATAGCTTAAAAGTAGAAATGTTGGCGGAGTCCATCGTTaatatttcacaaaataaaatattcaaaacatATTAAAGGTGAGAAAAAATTATCacgaaataaaaataaattaatgaaaaaaattgtaaaataaaaaattcttagtaaaaataattaagtttaaaataataataaaaatctatcaagtgtataaatatttcaagaaaTACTGTTAAGATTAATATAACAATTGGATGAAGCAAtgcattattaaaaaatgtatttttattttatttttaattttgatgatattatttgattgaattttctttttatttaatcagAATTAAGAGAGTATGTATTGAATTCTAATACCATCAAATTATATTGATGAAATCGTTCAATTAGATGATAAAGATGACAAGTGTTAAATCATGATTAAACTCtagaatgaatgaatttttgaCTTGTCGAATGTCTTAAGTtttgagtaaaaatattttgtttataaaaaaatatttataaaataaatcttttatcaaaataattatcaaattagaGCGTTGGATATCCACGTcacaaattcttttttctttttttttttaacatattattttagCTCAGAACTCTAAACTATGGATTAAGATATTTTGTTGAAACGGATGACTTAGctttcactaaaaaaaattccacctGTTTGTGGGGGTAAATTCGTGAATTGCGCATCCTCTCTTCGTCGGTGTTTTCTTTCCAGTTTCCACCCAAAAAAACACGAGGGTAATAAGTCATAACAAAATAAGCTTTGGAAAATtgcattttaataaatattttcattattttgaaacaaaaaaaaagtttacaaAGTTTTGACTtagtatatttaattaaaaataattaagatttttttcatcttttagatgaaagataattaatttgatcatctaaatactatattttaatgatatatatatatatatattactttaatcTGAatcataactatttttaataaacatattaaatttaaactattttttaattttttaatttgaccACAAAACACACTTTTTCCTTTCGGTTTTGGATCAATTGTATTTAGTCTTAGGtcatgattgaaatttaaactACAGCCACGTCCCACTCAACCAGCAGATCGTAAATAATGGTACCACGAGGGACGGGGAATTGTATTTATTGGTAGATGTGATGGATTCAACAGactgaatttttgtctttcacATTGAGTTTCGTTCATAGACTTCAAATGCTGAGGGTAGGTAGTTCCTGATAAACTTactattttcctttaatttagttttaaaattagtgCTTCTATTCAACCGTAAGCATGATTGAATCTGCTGTAATGGTGGGCATGTTCATCAATAAGAATGGATAAGGAAAGGTGCATTAAGACGTGAAAAGACGAATTTTTTTGTCCATGGAAGGTGGTGGGAGGAGAAAGTTCAAATTTAGGAGGATGCGACTCCTTACATACGGCACAGGGTTGAATACTGGAGCTTCTAACATTCAACCAGTGGGCGCACGTGATGGAAAATTGGGGCAGAAACGTGCGACTTGGGTGCAGGGTGCATGGTAAGCATACGGGGGCGTCCACTCTGGAATGTCACtcataaaaaggaaataaaagagatAGATGAGGGATTGAATAAGGTAACAAAGTCCAGAAAAGCCAAATGAAATCTAATTTGAAGTCCGTCTACCAACCATCGACGGCAGAGCGGGAGTTGAGAGAGGCCATCCGTAACCTTAGAGCCGATCTCAGCCTCAAACTAAGCTCCGGTGGTGCTTAGATTAAGGAGGATTAGGGTTCGTATTGGTTCGCTGTTAGTAGTTCCGGTCGAAGTGGATGGGCCAATCAGCTTCTACTTCTGCGATATCATCAGGATCTAGTCGCCGAGGCAGCAATCACCCTCATCGATCCCGGAGTAAATCAATGGTGCAGATCCCTTCGATGCAGGTCGAAGAAAACGTTCAGTTTCGGCAGATCGATGAAGACTTGGACTACATCTCCGATCTGCCCGACGAATGCTTGGCTTGCATTTTCCAGTCGCTTGGATCTGGTGATCGCAAACAGTGCTCACTCGTCTGCCGGCGATGGCTCCGGATTGAGGGGCAGACCCGTCATCGACTTTCTCTCAATGCACACTCCGATCTACTTACCGTCGTTCCTTCTCTATTCTCTAGGTTTGACGCGGTGACGAAACTCGCTCTCAAATGTGATCGGAGATCTGTTAGCATTGGCGACGATGCCCTTATACTCATTTCTCTCGGGTGCAGGAATCTGACTCGTCTCAAACTCCGCGCTTGCCGTGAATTGACCGATGCCGGCATGGGGGTTTTTGCGAAGAATTGCAAAGGGTTGAAAAAGCTTTCATGTGGATCTTGTACCTTTGGAGCCAAGGGCATGAGCGCAGTCCTAGATAATTGCTCTGCTCTCGAAGAGTTATCCGTGAAGCGCCTCCGAGGAATCTCCGATGGATCGGCTGTGGACCAGATTGGGCCCGGTGTAGCTGCATCATCTCTCAAAACAATATGCTTGAAGGAGCAGTATAATGGACAGTGTTTCTGGCCGCTTATTATCGGCGCCAAGAATCTACGGACACTAAAACTCTTCAGGTGTTCTGGGGATTGCGACAACCTTCTCCAGCTTGTTGCTAATCGAACCACTAGTATGGTTGAAATCCATCTGGAAAGGCTTCAAGTTAGTGATCTCGGCCTTGTAGCTATATCGCATTTTTTGGATCTTGAGATCTTACACCTTGTGAAGACTTCCGAGTGCACGAATGCAGGACTTGTGTCAGTCGCTGAACGATGTAAACTTCTGAGGAAGCTTCACATTGATGGATGGAAGGCAAACAGGATAGGCGATGAAGGTCTAAGTGCGGTTGCAAAATGTTGCCCCAATCTTCAGGAACTTGTTCTTATTGGTGTCAATCCCACAAAGTTGAGTTTGGAGATGCTGGCTGCAAATTGCCAGAATCTGGAGCGGTTGGCATTGTGTGCGAGTGATACTGTTGGTGATGCTGAGATTTCTTGTATTGCTGCAAAATGCTTGGCATTGAAGAAGCTATGTATCAAGAGCTGCCCTGTTTCGGATCAGGGTATGAGAGCACTTGCATGCGGATGCCCTAATTTGGTGAAGGTGAAGGTTAAGAAGTGCAGGGCAGTGACTTATGAGGGTGCGGATGGATTGAGGGCAAGTAGGGAATCACTGGCTGTCAATTTAGACACGGGTGAAACTGAGCATCAAGATGCAAGTGCTAGTGATGGTGGGGCACAGGAAAATGCAGTTGAATTGCCTCCCTTGGCCAGTCAAAATGGAGCTGCTAATATTGCTTCGAGCAGTTCTGGTCGATCAAACTCTCTTAAGGCAAGGTTAGGGCTTCTAACGGGAAGGAATTTAGTGGCCTCAACTTTGAGAAGGTGGACAAGCAGTAACAGCAGTTCCCGGGGTAATCAGAGAAGTAACTGAACAGAACTTGGGAAATGAAAAACACTATTGATCTagttacattattttttattgtattttctgCTCCTGTCTTTTGTGTATCTATCCTTGTGTGTTTTATTGCCTGAAATGAACATCTAGTGTCTGGGGTTGGATTTTATCAGTTCCACCCTTTTTCCCCCCTTTGGTTTATCTCATATACTTACTGGAACTGTTGCTTTTTTCGTTGGTAACTTACTCTTTTGACACTGTCTTGTGACAATTGGAAGAGCAGTAGGAGAAAATATGTGGACTAGATCAGTATATTGTCAGATATTAATTAATAGCTGGCTAGGATGATATGTAagacaattttcaattttcttccctttcctTGGTTACTTCAATTTGAAGGAAACATGATATAATCCATAACTAGCTCTCATGTTAGTTGTGGCGATAAACAACTCTTTGCTTTTGAATAGTTATTAGCTCATCCTCTGTGGATTCTTGCACTTTTTTTGGTGGCAGTAGTAACATATGTTGAGAGAACATGAATTGATTCCTTAT contains the following coding sequences:
- the LOC100259063 gene encoding F-box protein At1g47056; translation: MGQSASTSAISSGSSRRGSNHPHRSRSKSMVQIPSMQVEENVQFRQIDEDLDYISDLPDECLACIFQSLGSGDRKQCSLVCRRWLRIEGQTRHRLSLNAHSDLLTVVPSLFSRFDAVTKLALKCDRRSVSIGDDALILISLGCRNLTRLKLRACRELTDAGMGVFAKNCKGLKKLSCGSCTFGAKGMSAVLDNCSALEELSVKRLRGISDGSAVDQIGPGVAASSLKTICLKEQYNGQCFWPLIIGAKNLRTLKLFRCSGDCDNLLQLVANRTTSMVEIHLERLQVSDLGLVAISHFLDLEILHLVKTSECTNAGLVSVAERCKLLRKLHIDGWKANRIGDEGLSAVAKCCPNLQELVLIGVNPTKLSLEMLAANCQNLERLALCASDTVGDAEISCIAAKCLALKKLCIKSCPVSDQGMRALACGCPNLVKVKVKKCRAVTYEGADGLRASRESLAVNLDTGETEHQDASASDGGAQENAVELPPLASQNGAANIASSSSGRSNSLKARLGLLTGRNLVASTLRRWTSSNSSSRGNQRSN